Proteins found in one Deltaproteobacteria bacterium IMCC39524 genomic segment:
- the gspG gene encoding type II secretion system major pseudopilin GspG, whose amino-acid sequence MQTKRIRDNRGFTLIEIMVVVVILGILAAIVVPRLLSRPDEAKVTKAKVDMKSIEEALGLFKLDNGFYPDTDQGLKALVVKPTTGRIPAKYSVDGYLKKTPVDPWGSDYIYLSPGLHDHNFDLISYGADGEPGGEGFDADINSWELD is encoded by the coding sequence ATGCAAACAAAAAGAATACGCGACAATCGCGGCTTCACCCTGATTGAGATCATGGTCGTGGTGGTTATCCTCGGCATACTGGCCGCTATTGTTGTGCCCCGTCTTCTCAGTCGTCCGGACGAGGCCAAGGTGACCAAGGCCAAAGTTGACATGAAAAGCATCGAAGAGGCCCTCGGCTTGTTCAAGCTCGACAACGGGTTTTACCCCGACACTGATCAGGGGCTCAAAGCCCTGGTCGTTAAGCCGACAACCGGGCGGATACCCGCCAAATATTCGGTTGATGGCTACCTGAAGAAAACCCCGGTCGACCCCTGGGGCAGTGATTACATTTACCTGTCACCCGGACTGCATGATCATAATTTCGACCTGATCAGTTACGGCGCAGATGGAGAACCCGGAGGAGAAGGTTTCGATGCTGACATCAATAGCTGGGAGCTTGATTAG
- the gspE gene encoding type II secretion system ATPase GspE, which translates to MHNWRRIGEILQQDFEVDQQRIDAALTEQLQSGERLGQILLKLKVLDNVMLAKALAIQFELSYLETIAEESAAEDLFDVIPIGFAKEYRIYPLERLNGRLQVAVADPLDTRPLNDLSTLTGEDIEPCVATPEEILSAINRGYEKQAGDSSEVIEEIEEKTAGDLVRDLEPTDLIDASDEAPIIRFVNSLITQGYKERASDIHIEPFERDLVVRYRIDGILYEVLHPPLKAHPGIVSRIKIMSQLNIAEKRLPQDGRFRVRVAGRDIDIRVSTLPTAFGERVVLRLLDKTSNILSLEEIGLGSTLLNQFEGMINKNHGIFLVTGPTGSGKTTTLYAALTRLNSREKNIITVEDPIEYQLPGVGQIQVNPKIDLTFANGLRSILRQDPDIIMVGEIRDRETAEIAVQSALTGHMVFSTLHTNNAAGALTRLVEMGIEPFLAASSIVGILAQRLVRKICPHCKEAVSPPTELLDQLGDECTLPASPQFYQGRGCSRCMNIGYWGRSGIYELLPIDETVRELLLQDKDAATIKQAALRQGMQSLRSAGVAQVLEGVTSLEEILRVTQEEV; encoded by the coding sequence ATGCATAACTGGCGGCGTATCGGTGAAATACTGCAACAGGATTTCGAAGTTGATCAGCAGCGCATTGACGCGGCCCTGACGGAACAACTGCAGAGCGGCGAGCGCCTCGGTCAGATTCTCCTCAAGCTGAAAGTGCTGGACAACGTGATGCTGGCCAAGGCACTGGCAATTCAGTTCGAGCTGTCCTACCTGGAGACGATTGCCGAAGAATCGGCCGCCGAGGATCTTTTCGATGTCATTCCGATTGGCTTTGCCAAGGAATACCGTATCTACCCTCTGGAGAGGCTCAACGGCCGTCTGCAGGTGGCCGTTGCCGACCCCTTGGACACCCGTCCGCTCAACGATCTGAGCACTCTGACCGGGGAGGATATCGAGCCCTGCGTCGCGACTCCTGAGGAAATTTTGAGCGCCATCAATCGCGGCTATGAAAAACAGGCCGGAGACTCCAGCGAGGTGATCGAGGAAATCGAGGAGAAGACGGCCGGAGACCTGGTCCGCGACCTGGAACCAACGGACCTGATCGATGCTTCGGACGAAGCGCCGATCATCCGTTTTGTCAACAGCCTGATCACCCAGGGTTACAAGGAGCGCGCCAGCGATATCCACATTGAGCCGTTCGAACGGGACCTTGTGGTCCGTTATCGTATCGACGGTATTCTTTATGAAGTGCTCCATCCGCCGCTGAAAGCCCACCCTGGGATCGTCTCCCGCATCAAGATCATGTCCCAGCTGAACATTGCCGAAAAACGTCTGCCTCAGGATGGCCGGTTCCGGGTGCGGGTCGCTGGACGCGATATAGATATACGCGTTTCAACCCTGCCAACAGCTTTTGGTGAACGGGTAGTCTTGCGCCTGCTCGACAAAACCTCGAACATTCTCTCCCTTGAGGAAATTGGCCTGGGTAGCACTCTGTTGAACCAGTTCGAGGGGATGATCAACAAAAATCACGGAATTTTCCTGGTCACAGGACCGACCGGTTCCGGTAAAACCACCACTTTGTACGCGGCACTGACCCGCCTGAACAGTCGCGAAAAGAACATCATCACTGTCGAAGATCCGATCGAGTACCAGCTGCCGGGTGTCGGCCAGATCCAGGTCAACCCGAAGATCGACCTGACCTTCGCTAACGGTCTGCGTTCGATCCTGCGCCAGGATCCCGACATCATCATGGTCGGTGAGATCCGCGACCGAGAAACCGCCGAGATTGCAGTACAGTCGGCCCTGACCGGCCATATGGTGTTTTCAACCCTGCACACCAATAATGCAGCTGGAGCCCTGACCCGGTTGGTGGAAATGGGGATCGAACCTTTTCTGGCAGCATCAAGCATCGTCGGTATCCTTGCCCAGCGCCTGGTACGCAAAATTTGCCCGCACTGCAAGGAAGCCGTATCGCCGCCGACCGAACTTCTGGATCAGCTTGGCGATGAATGCACCCTGCCTGCCAGTCCACAATTTTACCAGGGTCGAGGATGTTCGCGCTGCATGAATATTGGCTACTGGGGACGCAGCGGCATCTATGAACTGCTACCAATCGACGAAACCGTTCGTGAGCTGCTCCTGCAGGACAAGGACGCAGCCACGATCAAGCAGGCGGCTTTGCGACAAGGCATGCAAAGCCTGCGCTCGGCCGGCGTGGCCCAAGTCCTTGAAGGAGTGACCTCTCTTGAGGAAATCCTGCGCGTGACCCAGGAGGAGGTTTAG
- the gspC gene encoding type II secretion system protein GspC, whose amino-acid sequence MLNAMHSFYKPFCLTLLAILGLACGHLIDTVLQKNLRPDFAADSTITQPATAKSLKTTQTDLNLILQNNIFDANNRSADATMNLEIAAARGQEASATDTRADLKLFGTVVAAERSQVLLEVNKELKIYHLDDKIPGGGSIEDIRRNQVDIRNRDQSLTTLTLHEKGPAPSRGVKPVARVAGDSKGAVREIGENRWMISRSTIESVRENFADQLRLAHMQPRTVDGKTDGFLIQRINPRSLLVKVGLRRGDVIIDVNNIKLDSPEKALQVFQQLREARQIIVAVERKGKPMSFEYEIE is encoded by the coding sequence ATGCTGAATGCCATGCACAGTTTTTACAAACCGTTCTGCCTGACCCTGCTCGCGATTCTTGGGCTTGCCTGCGGACACCTGATTGACACCGTGTTACAAAAGAATCTGCGGCCTGATTTTGCAGCCGACAGCACAATCACTCAGCCAGCCACAGCCAAATCTCTGAAGACCACACAAACCGACCTGAACCTGATCCTGCAGAATAACATTTTCGATGCCAACAACCGTTCTGCCGACGCGACGATGAATCTTGAGATCGCTGCAGCAAGAGGCCAGGAAGCCTCGGCAACGGACACTCGCGCCGATTTAAAGCTCTTCGGCACTGTTGTCGCCGCTGAACGTTCCCAGGTCCTCCTCGAAGTCAACAAAGAGCTAAAGATCTATCATCTTGACGATAAAATCCCGGGAGGTGGCTCCATCGAGGATATCCGGCGCAACCAAGTTGACATCAGAAACCGGGACCAGAGCCTGACAACCTTGACACTGCATGAGAAAGGGCCGGCCCCAAGTCGTGGCGTGAAACCAGTTGCCAGGGTCGCCGGCGACTCGAAAGGAGCGGTAAGAGAAATCGGTGAAAACCGCTGGATGATCTCCCGTAGCACCATCGAATCGGTGCGGGAGAATTTTGCCGACCAGCTGCGTCTTGCCCATATGCAGCCGCGCACGGTGGACGGCAAAACCGACGGCTTCCTGATTCAGCGCATTAATCCCCGGTCGTTACTGGTTAAAGTGGGCTTACGGCGAGGTGACGTGATCATCGATGTCAACAATATCAAGTTGGACAGTCCGGAAAAAGCCTTACAGGTATTTCAACAACTACGCGAAGCACGGCAGATCATCGTCGCTGTCGAACGTAAGGGTAAACCGATGAGTTTTGAATATGAAATCGAATAG
- the gspF gene encoding type II secretion system inner membrane protein GspF, which yields MPLFEYSGLDNQGRKKTGTIDGPGRKMVTQQLSDQGIYLTDLRETGAQRVRKLSFRFGMARKLPTGELAAATRQMATLLGAGLSLDDALNTVNEQTDQPLLSKTFAKVREHVVQGGTLHEALAAHRHIFPDLFINMIQVGEDSGTLDRTMYRLADFLESQARMRARIQAALAYPLLMTLVGSGVLVFLFVFVIPKITTMLNELDRALPWPTLLLITLTDFLARWWWLLGLLLVMAVLTLKRYRDTTRGRERIDSLLLKAPLFGRLQLLIVTARFARTLGTLMESGVPLLKALDIARKLLSNRILNQAIATVTLRVQEGADLASSLKETTVFPPMLAQLTAAGEKSGKLEEMLFRVADTYEHQTDLSMTGMLSLLEPLMILVMGGIVGFVVLAILLPIFEASQGFG from the coding sequence TTGCCATTATTCGAGTACTCAGGTCTCGATAATCAGGGACGCAAAAAAACCGGCACCATAGACGGCCCCGGGCGCAAGATGGTGACCCAGCAGCTGAGCGACCAGGGCATCTATCTGACCGATTTGCGGGAAACAGGGGCGCAACGGGTTCGCAAGCTATCGTTCCGGTTCGGGATGGCACGCAAACTTCCGACCGGCGAACTTGCCGCGGCGACGCGCCAGATGGCCACTCTTTTGGGCGCTGGCCTGTCACTGGATGATGCTCTCAACACCGTGAATGAGCAGACAGACCAACCACTGCTGTCCAAAACCTTTGCCAAGGTTCGCGAGCATGTTGTGCAAGGGGGAACACTCCATGAAGCCCTGGCTGCTCATCGGCATATTTTTCCAGATCTGTTCATCAATATGATTCAGGTCGGTGAGGACAGCGGCACGCTTGACCGGACCATGTATCGACTGGCTGATTTTCTCGAAAGCCAGGCCCGCATGCGTGCCCGGATCCAGGCCGCCCTGGCCTACCCGTTGCTGATGACTCTTGTCGGTAGCGGCGTGTTGGTTTTCCTGTTCGTGTTTGTTATTCCCAAGATCACCACGATGCTGAACGAGCTTGACAGGGCGCTGCCATGGCCGACGCTCCTGCTGATTACCCTGACGGATTTTCTGGCCAGGTGGTGGTGGCTGCTCGGGCTGTTGCTGGTGATGGCGGTGCTTACCTTGAAACGCTATCGTGACACAACGCGGGGCCGAGAACGTATCGATTCACTGCTCCTGAAAGCCCCGCTGTTCGGTCGCTTGCAACTGCTGATTGTCACAGCCCGTTTTGCCCGCACCCTGGGCACTTTAATGGAGAGCGGTGTGCCATTGCTCAAGGCCCTTGATATCGCGCGCAAACTTCTGTCCAATCGGATCCTGAACCAGGCGATCGCAACCGTCACGCTTCGAGTTCAGGAGGGCGCGGACCTGGCCTCGTCGCTTAAGGAGACCACTGTCTTCCCACCAATGCTGGCCCAACTTACGGCGGCCGGCGAGAAAAGCGGCAAACTCGAAGAGATGCTGTTCCGGGTTGCTGACACCTACGAGCATCAGACCGATCTGTCCATGACCGGCATGCTCTCGCTACTCGAACCGTTGATGATCCTGGTGATGGGTGGGATTGTCGGCTTCGTGGTCCTGGCGATTTTGCTGCCGATCTTCGAGGCCAGTCAGGGGTTTGGGTAA
- a CDS encoding cytochrome C has product MTRKVLLSLTLMMVGVTVVWAGDFDHQAHLGDYIPEISCDACHLADAQSIVPDTKVCLDCHDKNEVADVNLKQSKTHGPVWALNHRAEAKGRAIDCASCHSQEYCLECHKSGFADEMGEFGNNMINVHRDDFHMSHPIAARTDQNLCSSCHEARFCSDCHDDWRFRTGDIGSPSHRRSFGLGFDQSDIDAIHAGIESSQCDSCHLQSSVAPDFHSWSIGHAREARKSLITCQACHPDGDVCLSCHSAKGGAGGYNPHPKDWSDFKNRLDRASNGRTCRKCH; this is encoded by the coding sequence ATGACCCGCAAAGTTCTTTTGAGTCTTACGTTGATGATGGTGGGGGTCACCGTGGTTTGGGCCGGAGACTTCGATCACCAGGCTCATCTCGGCGATTATATCCCCGAGATATCCTGTGATGCCTGTCATCTTGCCGACGCCCAGTCCATTGTCCCTGATACCAAAGTCTGCCTCGATTGCCACGATAAAAACGAAGTGGCCGATGTCAATCTGAAGCAGTCCAAAACACACGGCCCTGTCTGGGCCCTGAATCATCGTGCTGAAGCTAAGGGCCGCGCGATCGATTGTGCTTCCTGTCACTCTCAGGAATATTGTTTGGAGTGCCATAAGTCGGGATTTGCAGATGAAATGGGCGAGTTTGGTAACAACATGATTAATGTCCATCGTGATGACTTCCATATGAGCCATCCGATCGCTGCGCGAACCGACCAGAACCTCTGTTCAAGTTGCCATGAAGCCCGTTTCTGTAGTGACTGTCATGATGATTGGCGCTTCAGGACTGGTGATATTGGCAGCCCCTCGCATCGTCGCAGTTTCGGACTTGGTTTTGATCAGTCTGACATCGACGCCATTCATGCAGGAATTGAATCTTCACAATGTGATTCGTGTCACCTGCAAAGTTCAGTTGCCCCGGATTTCCATTCCTGGTCAATCGGTCATGCCCGGGAAGCCCGCAAGTCGTTGATCACTTGTCAGGCCTGTCATCCCGATGGCGATGTCTGCTTGAGTTGTCATAGCGCCAAAGGGGGGGCGGGCGGTTACAATCCGCATCCCAAGGACTGGAGTGATTTTAAAAACAGACTGGATCGTGCGAGCAACGGCAGAACCTGCCGCAAGTGCCATTGA
- the gspD gene encoding type II secretion system secretin GspD has product MSKPTVSRIILWTTFLFLCLAPVLALAQTQPQPSEEGQVTLDFKEVELADLIQTISELTGENFLYDETVKGKVTIVSPESMTLDEAYMLFHTVLNVKGYTVVPSGEVNKIVPLKNAKESNLPTVLNGRGKMSEQVITRVFRLKYLDASIVGPTVLVPLMPSYANVAAYAPSNSLIITDTGSNIERLAKIIRELDQPDSEGLIEIVPLVNSSAEELAKILNEVMSQPASAPAKRRRSTQAGAANEPVTKIIPYPAGRSLILLASGDDMVIIKGLIAQMDQEMSGARSNINLFYLENADAVTLAATLNEILTGIKTEARTAQQGAPGSPLTAGPVTITADKPTNSLIINANPDDYRTIEEIIAKLDIKRKQVYVEALILELSMDATQRLGVSLQGAADVGDDSLIIGSSNQNTGPVGIGDALATGAAGIPSLLTQAVDGLLAGGFFNPITVTGPDGNEITVPSLSVLIDVSKTDSDVNLLSAPRLLTSDNEEAEIIVGSNVPIITGRLTDTGASDGLAQSVSVERQDVALILRFTPQITEGDLVRLNVYQEITDIAPATQALVASVGSPSDVGPTFTKRVLRNTVLVENNRTVVLGGLIDTNVIESVTKVPILGDIPFLGWLFKRTSTQEEKTNLLIFINPTIIKDAEDLERVTGRNRTAAKGFLTEKVINAVPENFFGEIDKEGNTTLPTGQPTESPETKGASQADRSAAEDAQGEASQ; this is encoded by the coding sequence ATGAGCAAACCGACAGTTTCCCGAATCATCTTATGGACAACGTTTCTTTTTTTATGCCTGGCCCCCGTCCTGGCTCTTGCTCAGACTCAGCCGCAACCGAGTGAAGAAGGCCAGGTCACCCTCGACTTCAAGGAGGTGGAACTGGCCGACCTGATCCAGACCATCAGCGAGTTGACCGGAGAGAACTTTCTTTACGACGAGACGGTGAAGGGCAAAGTCACGATCGTGTCTCCGGAAAGCATGACTCTTGACGAAGCCTATATGTTGTTTCACACGGTCCTCAACGTCAAGGGCTATACGGTGGTCCCCTCGGGTGAAGTCAACAAAATCGTACCGTTGAAAAACGCCAAGGAATCCAACCTGCCGACCGTTCTCAACGGCCGCGGCAAGATGAGCGAGCAGGTCATCACCCGGGTTTTTCGCCTGAAGTATCTTGATGCAAGCATCGTTGGACCAACCGTCCTGGTTCCCTTGATGCCGAGCTACGCCAATGTTGCCGCCTATGCGCCGAGCAACAGCCTGATCATTACCGATACCGGCTCCAACATCGAACGCCTGGCCAAGATCATCCGCGAGCTCGACCAACCGGACTCGGAAGGCCTGATCGAGATCGTGCCGCTGGTGAACTCCAGCGCCGAAGAGCTCGCCAAGATTCTCAACGAGGTCATGAGCCAGCCGGCTTCCGCGCCCGCCAAGCGCAGAAGGTCGACCCAGGCGGGGGCCGCAAATGAGCCGGTCACCAAGATCATCCCCTATCCTGCAGGACGCTCGCTGATCCTCCTGGCCAGTGGCGATGACATGGTGATCATCAAGGGCCTGATTGCCCAGATGGACCAGGAAATGAGCGGGGCCCGTTCCAATATCAATCTCTTCTACCTGGAAAATGCCGATGCGGTCACCCTGGCGGCGACCCTCAACGAGATCCTGACCGGTATCAAGACAGAAGCCAGGACAGCCCAACAGGGTGCGCCAGGCAGCCCCCTGACTGCCGGCCCTGTTACCATTACAGCCGACAAACCGACTAACTCGCTGATCATCAATGCCAACCCGGACGACTACAGAACGATCGAAGAAATCATCGCCAAGCTCGACATCAAGCGTAAGCAGGTCTATGTCGAGGCGCTGATTCTGGAACTCTCCATGGACGCGACCCAGCGTCTCGGCGTATCCCTTCAGGGTGCCGCGGATGTCGGCGATGACAGCCTGATTATCGGCAGCAGCAACCAGAACACCGGCCCGGTTGGCATTGGCGACGCCCTCGCAACCGGAGCGGCTGGCATACCTTCCCTGCTGACCCAGGCTGTTGATGGGCTTCTGGCCGGCGGTTTTTTTAACCCGATCACCGTCACCGGCCCAGATGGCAACGAGATCACCGTGCCATCACTTTCGGTACTGATTGATGTTTCGAAAACCGACAGTGATGTCAACCTGCTTTCGGCGCCGCGCCTCCTTACCTCCGACAACGAAGAGGCCGAGATCATCGTCGGCTCCAACGTGCCGATTATCACCGGTCGTTTGACCGATACCGGCGCCAGTGACGGTCTGGCCCAAAGCGTCTCAGTGGAACGCCAGGACGTTGCCCTGATCCTGCGTTTTACTCCACAGATTACCGAAGGTGATCTGGTCCGCCTGAACGTCTACCAGGAAATCACCGATATCGCTCCTGCCACCCAGGCCCTGGTTGCCAGCGTCGGCAGCCCCAGTGATGTTGGTCCGACTTTCACCAAGAGAGTCCTGCGCAATACGGTCCTGGTTGAAAATAACAGAACCGTGGTGCTCGGCGGCCTCATCGACACCAATGTCATCGAATCGGTGACCAAGGTGCCCATCCTGGGCGACATTCCCTTTCTCGGCTGGTTGTTCAAGCGTACTTCGACCCAGGAAGAAAAGACCAATCTGCTGATCTTCATCAATCCGACCATTATCAAGGATGCAGAGGATCTCGAACGTGTAACCGGTCGTAACCGCACGGCGGCCAAGGGTTTCCTCACCGAAAAGGTCATTAACGCCGTGCCGGAAAATTTCTTTGGTGAAATTGACAAAGAAGGGAACACAACCTTGCCAACGGGACAACCAACTGAAAGTCCCGAGACAAAAGGTGCGAGCCAGGCGGACAGATCGGCGGCCGAGGATGCACAAGGCGAGGCTTCCCAATGA